In Cynocephalus volans isolate mCynVol1 chromosome 3, mCynVol1.pri, whole genome shotgun sequence, one DNA window encodes the following:
- the LOC134373548 gene encoding ret finger protein-like 3, translating to MAKHFKEESSCFTCLSYLEKPMYLKCGYVCCLQCIHSLQKEPHGEGLLCPSCSTVSQKKDIRPTPQLGKLVSKIKELEPQLRTVLQINPRMMKFRVDMTLDVDTANNYLIISDDLRNVHCGYFNQNKKECAERFNYALCVLGSLRFTSGRHYWEVDMGTSKEWDVGVCKESVNRQGVILLSSELGFWTVGLRNGDFFSASTIPLTALSVNPRLNRVGIFLDIAMGIISFCDVTDGSHIFTFTTISAAEPLRPFLAPASAIHDDQGYLRICPVMNSGITRPQIYPGQGK from the exons ATGGCTAAACACTTTAAAGAAGAGAGTAGCTGTTTTACCTGCTTATCTTATCTTGAAAAACCCATGTACCTGAAATGTGGATATGTCTGCTGCCTCCAATGCATCCACTCACTGCAGAAGGAGCCCCATGGGGAAGGTTTATTGTGCCCCTCCTGCTCTACGGTCTCTCAGAAGAAAGATATCAGGCCCACTCCCCAGCTGGGGAAACTGGTTTCCAAGATCAAGGAACTAGAGCCCCAGCTGAGAACTGTTCTACAGATAAACCCGAGGATGATGAAATTTCGAG TGGATATGACCTTAGATGTGGACACAGCCAACAATTATCTCATAATTTCTGATGACCTGAGGAATGTCCATTGTGGGTATTTCAATCAGAATAAGAAAGAGTGTGCAGAGAGATTCAACTATGCATTGTGTGTCCTGGGCTCCCTGCGGTTCACCTCTGGCCGCCATTACTGGGAGGTGGACATGGGCACAAGCAAAGAATGGGACGTGGGTGTTTGCAAAGAATCAGTTAATCGACAAGGGGTAATTCTACTCTCTTCAGAACTGGGCTTCTGGACCGTGGGTTTGAGAAATGGAGACTTCTTCTCTGCCAGCACTATACCTTTGACTGCTCTCTCGGTGAACCCCCGGTTAAACCGAGTGGGGATTTTTCTGGACATAGCTATGGGGATCATTTCCTTTTGTGATGTTACTGATGGATCCCATATCTTTACATTCACTACAATTTCTGCTGCAGAGCCACTGCGTCCATTTCTTGCTCCTGCAAGTGCAATTCATGATGATCAAGGCTATTTGAGAATCTGTCCTGTGATGAATTCAGGTATTACCAGGCCCCAGATTTATCCTGGGCAAGGCAAATAA